One Bremerella alba genomic window, AGACGTAAGCCGTCTCCCAGCGTGCGGGCAATAAGAAAAAACAGCGACGCTAGGCGGCGAGTGGAACTACCGAAATTTCTCTGAAAGACTTCGTACGCGGTCGAGTTTTCGTTCTGGAAGTAGAGTGGAAGCAGAAATACGAGCACTAAAACACGTCCAACAATGTAGCCGAGTGCCAATTGGAGAAAACCAAAGTTGCCCCCTTCCTTAAACGCAAGACCAGGCACGCTTAGAAACGTAACGGTGCTCGTTTCAGTCGCCACAATCGAAAGCAATAGGGCCCAGGTAGGTAGGTTCTTGGAACCAAGAAAGAAATCCCTTGTTGAATCTTCACCTTTCCCCAACCAAATTCCCAGAAGAGTCGTCCCAACGATGTACACGGCAATGATTGCTACGTCGATCGGATGAATCGCCATAGTCGCCAGGAGTATCATGCAGGCGAACCGGTTCTTGGAATGAGGAAAGATGGGCAACGAAGCTGCGACGGATCATTTTCAGTCTAGCTGGAGTCGTGGCTTTCGCTAGACGAGCAAGCGCAAAATAATCTCGCATTTGCGCAGAGAAGCTATGAAGGTGAAATTTTCCAGTTTAAACTTAGCGGAAAGACTCGCTTCCCACTTTGCCTTTCCGGCTGCATTATGTTCGCTGTGCTATCATGCTCGATCATTTGACGACCGAAGCTAGTAATCCAGCTTCCGAAGACCTCGACGAATTGTCGACTTTGGACTTGGTGAATCTGATCAATGATCAGGACGCCGGTGTGGCTATTGCCGTTGGTAAGCAATCGGTTCAGATTGCCTCCGCGATCGATGCCATTTCAAGTCGACTTCTTCAGTCGGGACGCTTGATCTACTTCGGAGCTGGGACATCGGGTCGGCTAGGCGTTTTAGACGCGGCCGAATGTCCGCCAACATTCAGTTCCGATCCCAGTCAAGTCATTGGCTTAATCGCCGGTGGACCATCTGCTATGACCAATGCAGTGGAAGGGGCGGAAGATAATCCGGAACTCGGAGCGAAGGACTTGCAATCGCTCGGACTTTCCGCCGAGGATGTTGTTGTCGGAATCGCTACCAGTGGGCGGACGCCGTATGTGATTGGCGGGCTGGACTATGCCCGGGAAATGGGAGCCTACGCAATCGGATTGACCTGCAATGACAATTCCGAACTGCACTCGCATTGTGATTTAGTAATTGCGCCAGTTGTTGGTCCAGAAATTATCAGCGGTTCGACACGGATGAAGGCAGGCACAGCGACTAAAATGGTGCTCAACATGTTGAGCACCGGCGCGATGATCCGGCAAGGGAAAACCTTCGGGAATCTAATGGTGGATCTGCGAGCGACGAACTCGAAGCTTAACCAGCGAGCCAAGCGAATCGTCAAGGCAGCCACTAAACTCTCTGACGATGCTGCTTCCCGTGTGCTGCTTGAATGCGATGGCGAAGTAAAAACGGCCATCATGGTCCATCATACAGGTGAAACGGCTCAGCGAGCTCGAAGCTTGCTGAACGACGCCAACGGTCACCTGCGTCAGGCCATCGAGAGAATGACCGGGGGAACTTAGTCGCTAATGCTAATTTCCGAAAATATGACGAGCGGCTTGCCTCACCGAGATCGAACTGA contains:
- the murQ gene encoding N-acetylmuramic acid 6-phosphate etherase; translated protein: MLDHLTTEASNPASEDLDELSTLDLVNLINDQDAGVAIAVGKQSVQIASAIDAISSRLLQSGRLIYFGAGTSGRLGVLDAAECPPTFSSDPSQVIGLIAGGPSAMTNAVEGAEDNPELGAKDLQSLGLSAEDVVVGIATSGRTPYVIGGLDYAREMGAYAIGLTCNDNSELHSHCDLVIAPVVGPEIISGSTRMKAGTATKMVLNMLSTGAMIRQGKTFGNLMVDLRATNSKLNQRAKRIVKAATKLSDDAASRVLLECDGEVKTAIMVHHTGETAQRARSLLNDANGHLRQAIERMTGGT